The following DNA comes from Simkania negevensis Z.
ACTCTGGATTCACTTTCCAAGCCGACTTCCTTTGGTGGCGTGCTAATATGGACGACCTCGATTACGGGCTTCAACTGAACGACACACTCTTTCTCTCAACAAGAGGAAAGATTGTCGAACCCGATTTCAATTACGACCCAGGAGTACGTGTCGGTGCCGGTTACGACTTCGGACGCTCAAATTGGGATATTCTGTTTGCTTGGACATACCATTATTCCAAAGCAACAAACTCTTCAGGCAATCCCAATGTACCAATTTCACTTATTGCAACCCGCGGGCAAACCTATAATTTCGGAAACTATAAAGTCGTTATTGGCGCAACTGGACGTGCAAGTTGGAGGGTTCACCTCAACTCGATAGATTTTGAAATGGGATATGATCATTTCTACAGCAAACACTTCTCTGTTCGCTCTCACTTTGGTCTAAAAGCTGCTTGGATCAATATGGAATACCACGCAAGCTATAAAGATTTGATTGATACAGGAGATGGCCAACCTGCCAACATCACTAACTATGAAAAACTCAGTTTACGCACGAAAAGCGATTTTTGGGCTGTAGGTCCCCGTATGGGATTGCAAAGCTTTCTTCATATTGGTTGGGGCTTTAGCATCTATGGAAAAATTGCTGGCTCACTTGTTTACGGAGAGTACAGCACAGACTCTGACCTTTTCATCGAAAGAGAGCAAGTCTCCTTTCCCTTTACATCAACAACCACAGATGTTCCTTTCTCACACGACAATTTTTC
Coding sequences within:
- a CDS encoding Lpg1974 family pore-forming outer membrane protein, with amino-acid sequence MKKFFLPLTLFLCSFAYGHTNDYKDGTLAQTMQNGRNTQTTNSNMNQQYSGAMNSDPNVVEHSSMGCMDSGFTFQADFLWWRANMDDLDYGLQLNDTLFLSTRGKIVEPDFNYDPGVRVGAGYDFGRSNWDILFAWTYHYSKATNSSGNPNVPISLIATRGQTYNFGNYKVVIGATGRASWRVHLNSIDFEMGYDHFYSKHFSVRSHFGLKAAWINMEYHASYKDLIDTGDGQPANITNYEKLSLRTKSDFWAVGPRMGLQSFLHIGWGFSIYGKIAGSLVYGEYSTDSDLFIEREQVSFPFTSTTTDVPFSHDNFSRLRAIVEMSIGLEWSYCFSGDYLLSFHLGWENQYWWNQLEARLLTDYQPNGDLTYSGIDAGIRFDF